One window from the genome of Bacillus mesophilus encodes:
- a CDS encoding glucose 1-dehydrogenase, with protein MSFQNKVVIVTGAANGIGKAISQLYAEKGAKVVLADLDEAAGKAHAEHINNSGGEAIFVLTDVRREEDLLRLMQETKSAFNQIDILVNNAGKSEFKSPYELTIEEWDDIIHTNLRSVFLGSREAAKYMRENKDGGAIINIASTRAIMSEPFSEAYAATKGGIVSLTHALAASFGEDHITVNAISPGWIETGDYSTLRGIDHEQHLSKRVGTPEDIARACLYLSAKENDFVTGINLIVDGGMTRKMIYEE; from the coding sequence ATGTCATTTCAAAATAAAGTAGTAATCGTAACTGGGGCAGCAAATGGAATTGGAAAAGCAATCTCTCAGCTTTATGCTGAAAAGGGGGCAAAGGTTGTTCTTGCAGATCTAGATGAGGCAGCAGGAAAAGCCCATGCTGAACACATCAACAATAGTGGTGGCGAAGCGATATTTGTCTTAACGGATGTTAGACGTGAAGAGGATCTACTACGTTTAATGCAGGAAACAAAGAGTGCATTTAATCAAATAGATATATTGGTAAATAATGCCGGCAAAAGTGAGTTCAAATCTCCTTATGAACTGACGATAGAAGAATGGGACGATATCATTCATACAAACCTCCGGAGTGTATTCCTAGGTTCCCGTGAGGCAGCAAAATATATGAGAGAAAATAAAGACGGTGGAGCAATTATTAATATTGCTTCTACCAGGGCGATTATGTCTGAGCCTTTTTCTGAAGCATATGCAGCCACAAAGGGTGGAATAGTATCACTTACACATGCCCTTGCTGCCTCGTTTGGAGAGGATCATATTACGGTCAATGCAATTTCACCGGGCTGGATTGAAACCGGTGACTATTCTACATTAAGAGGCATTGATCATGAACAACATCTTTCTAAACGTGTTGGTACACCAGAAGACATCGCTAGAGCCTGTTTGTATCTATCAGCCAAAGAAAATGATTTTGTGACAGGAATTAACCTTATAGTTGATGGTGGAATGACTAGGAAAATGATATATGAGGAATAA
- the uvrB gene encoding excinuclease ABC subunit UvrB gives MTDQFELVSAYSPQGDQPRAIQRIVEGIRNNEKHQTLLGATGTGKTFTISNVIKEVNKPTLVIAHNKTLAGQLYSEFKEFFPNNAVEYFVSYYDYYQPEAYVPQTDTFIEKDASINDEIDKLRHSATSSLIERNDVIIIASVSCIYGLGSPEEYRELVVSLRVGMEKERNHLLRDLVDIQYARNDIDFQRGTFRVRGDVVEIFPASRDEHCIRVEFFGDEIDRIREVDALTGEIIAEREHVAIFPASHFVTREEKMKVAIENIEAELEVRLEELRENGRLLEAQRLEQRTRYDLEMMREMGFCSGIENYSRHLTLRPSGSTPYTLIDFFPKDFLIVVDESHVTLPQIRGMFNGDKARKSVLVDHGFRLPSALDNRPLTFDEFEKHVNQIVYVSATPGPYEIEHTPQMVEQIIRPTGLLDPTIEVRPIKGQIDDLLGELHLRIEKNERVLITTLTKKMSEDLTNYLKELGIKVNYLHSEIKTLERIEIIRDLRLGKYDVLIGINLLREGLDIPEVSLVAILDADKEGFLRSERSLIQTTGRAARNANGHVIMYADKITNSMEIAINETKRRRETQEAYNKEHGITPKTIQKKIRDVIRATVAAETEEQYDAAPSFANLSKPERKKLMENLEVEMKEAAKALNFERAAELRDLLLELKAEGK, from the coding sequence GTGACAGATCAGTTCGAATTAGTCTCAGCCTATTCTCCACAAGGAGATCAGCCAAGAGCGATACAAAGGATTGTAGAAGGAATTCGAAATAACGAAAAACATCAGACGCTATTAGGTGCAACAGGAACAGGAAAAACATTTACAATCTCAAATGTAATTAAAGAGGTTAATAAACCAACATTAGTTATTGCTCATAATAAAACACTAGCGGGACAGCTATATAGTGAATTTAAAGAGTTTTTCCCGAATAATGCGGTTGAATATTTTGTTAGTTATTATGATTATTACCAACCGGAAGCCTATGTTCCGCAAACAGATACGTTTATTGAAAAGGATGCCTCAATTAATGATGAAATAGACAAGCTTCGCCATTCTGCGACCTCTTCCCTCATTGAGCGAAACGATGTCATCATTATTGCGAGTGTGTCTTGTATATATGGTTTAGGATCACCGGAAGAATATCGCGAGCTAGTGGTGTCACTTCGCGTTGGTATGGAGAAGGAAAGAAATCATTTACTAAGAGATCTAGTAGACATTCAATATGCACGAAATGATATTGATTTCCAGCGTGGTACATTCAGAGTTCGTGGTGATGTCGTGGAAATCTTCCCTGCTTCTCGTGATGAGCATTGTATCCGAGTAGAGTTTTTTGGTGATGAAATTGACCGAATTCGTGAGGTTGATGCATTAACCGGAGAGATTATTGCAGAACGTGAGCATGTGGCCATTTTCCCAGCCTCCCACTTCGTTACACGTGAAGAAAAAATGAAGGTTGCGATTGAAAATATTGAAGCAGAGCTAGAAGTTAGACTTGAAGAGCTTCGTGAAAATGGAAGGCTGTTAGAAGCACAGAGACTTGAGCAACGAACTCGTTATGATTTGGAAATGATGAGAGAAATGGGATTCTGTTCTGGAATTGAAAACTATTCGAGACATTTAACATTGCGTCCATCGGGTTCAACACCATACACATTAATCGACTTCTTTCCAAAGGACTTCTTGATTGTTGTTGACGAATCTCATGTTACGCTTCCACAAATTCGAGGAATGTTTAATGGAGATAAGGCTAGAAAGTCTGTGTTAGTTGACCATGGCTTTCGTCTTCCATCTGCTTTAGATAATCGACCGTTAACGTTTGATGAATTTGAAAAGCATGTTAACCAAATCGTGTATGTTTCAGCAACACCTGGTCCATATGAAATAGAGCATACACCACAAATGGTAGAACAAATTATCAGACCAACTGGGTTGTTAGATCCAACCATTGAGGTTCGACCGATTAAAGGACAAATTGATGACCTTCTTGGTGAGCTTCATCTTAGAATAGAAAAGAATGAACGTGTGCTAATCACAACGTTAACAAAGAAGATGTCAGAGGACTTAACAAATTACTTGAAGGAACTTGGCATTAAAGTTAATTATCTTCACTCAGAAATTAAAACGCTAGAACGGATCGAGATTATTCGAGATTTACGACTAGGGAAATATGATGTGCTCATTGGAATTAACCTTTTAAGAGAAGGATTGGATATTCCAGAGGTTTCACTCGTGGCTATTCTTGATGCAGATAAAGAAGGATTTTTACGATCTGAGCGTTCATTAATACAGACTACAGGACGGGCTGCTCGTAATGCGAATGGTCATGTTATCATGTATGCCGATAAGATTACAAACTCAATGGAAATTGCCATCAATGAGACAAAACGTCGTCGTGAAACTCAGGAGGCGTATAACAAGGAGCATGGTATTACTCCAAAAACGATTCAAAAGAAGATTCGCGATGTGATTCGGGCAACTGTTGCTGCAGAAACAGAAGAGCAGTATGATGCAGCACCATCATTCGCAAATCTATCTAAGCCAGAACGTAAAAAGCTGATGGAAAACCTTGAAGTGGAGATGAAGGAAGCGGCCAAGGCATTAAACTTTGAGCGAGCAGCAGAGCTTCGTGATTTGTTATTAGAACTGAAAGCGGAAGGAAAATAA
- a CDS encoding D-alanyl-D-alanine carboxypeptidase family protein has protein sequence MKTTRILLIVILLFHSLLVPTIFAKNDELSLHSESAILMDAKTGLVLYEKNSTSRMYPASITKLVSGIVAIEEGNLTDEVVVSEKARNVEGTRVYLNEGEVVSLKKLLQGLLINSGNDAGVAIAEHIDGSVENFSQRMNTFVSEKIGVTDSSFVNPHGLFDENHYTTAYDMAKIMRYAMQNEEFKEMISTETLPWKGESWETVLVNHHRMMREVPYEGVIGGKNGYVQKSGFTLVTVAQRGESQLIAVTLKASGRNQPYQDTMALFDYGFKHYDTSFIPEYQYKNQDTLEKTLPTKVDPEIHASKIEEVKGVSGEAEKGGQTFHSWLTFCIILVFVFVLVLKFRKKQQFYL, from the coding sequence ATGAAGACGACCAGGATTTTACTCATTGTGATTTTATTATTTCATAGTCTACTAGTACCAACGATCTTTGCTAAGAATGATGAGTTAAGCCTTCATAGTGAAAGTGCAATATTGATGGATGCTAAGACTGGCTTGGTATTGTACGAGAAAAATAGTACGAGCAGAATGTATCCAGCTAGTATTACAAAGCTGGTTTCAGGAATTGTTGCGATAGAGGAAGGGAATCTTACTGATGAGGTAGTAGTTAGTGAGAAAGCTAGAAATGTAGAAGGAACACGGGTCTATCTAAATGAGGGGGAAGTTGTATCATTGAAGAAACTTCTACAGGGCCTCTTAATCAACTCTGGTAATGATGCTGGAGTTGCTATTGCAGAGCATATCGATGGTTCAGTGGAAAACTTTTCACAGCGAATGAATACGTTTGTCTCAGAAAAGATCGGTGTGACTGATTCTTCGTTTGTTAATCCGCATGGTCTTTTTGATGAGAATCATTACACCACTGCCTATGATATGGCCAAAATTATGAGATATGCGATGCAAAATGAAGAGTTTAAAGAGATGATTAGTACTGAAACACTACCTTGGAAAGGGGAGAGCTGGGAAACAGTTCTTGTTAATCATCATCGAATGATGCGTGAAGTTCCTTATGAAGGAGTGATAGGTGGCAAGAATGGCTATGTTCAGAAGTCAGGCTTTACACTCGTTACAGTCGCTCAAAGAGGCGAGAGCCAGTTGATTGCTGTTACATTAAAGGCGTCTGGTAGAAACCAGCCTTATCAAGATACAATGGCTTTGTTTGACTACGGATTCAAGCATTATGACACTAGCTTTATCCCGGAATACCAATACAAGAATCAAGATACCTTGGAAAAGACCTTGCCTACAAAAGTAGATCCTGAGATTCATGCATCTAAGATAGAAGAAGTAAAAGGGGTGTCAGGAGAGGCTGAAAAGGGAGGACAAACTTTTCATAGTTGGCTGACTTTTTGTATCATATTAGTTTTTGTGTTTGTGCTGGTACTAAAATTCCGTAAAAAACAACAGTTTTATTTATAA
- the uvrA gene encoding excinuclease ABC subunit UvrA: protein MAMDKIVVKGARAHNLKNIDVTIPRDKLVVLTGLSGSGKSSLAFDTIYAEGQRRYVESLSAYARQFLGQMDKPDVDAIEGLSPAISIDQKTTSRNPRSTVGTVTEVYDYLRLLFARVGRPICPIHGVEISSQTIQQMVDRILEYPERTKLQILAPIVSGRKGTHVKILEDIKKQGFVRVRVNGELVELSDEIELEKNKKHSIEVVIDRIIVKEGVAARLSDSIETALRLGDGKVMVDVMDHEEELLFSEHHACPHCGFSIGELEPRMFSFNSPFGACQSCDGLGTKLEVDMELVIPDWDKTLREHAIAPWEPTSSQYYPQLLESVCDHYGIDMDLPAKDVPKHLMDRILYGSEGEDIYFRYENDFGQVRENYVPFEGILANVERRYRETSSDYIREQMEKYMAQLPCPTCDGHRLKKESLAVFVGDNHIGHVTNYSITEAYNYVTGLTLSEKETKIAAMIIREIQERLGFLINVGLDYLTMSRAAGTLSGGEAQRIRLATQIGSRLTGVLYILDEPSIGLHQRDNDRLIHTLQSMRDIGNTLIVVEHDEDTMMAADYLIDIGPGAGIHGGQIISAGTPAEVMNDPNSLTGQYLSGRKFIPIPTERRKPDGRFIEVIGAKENNLKNVKVKFPLGTFMAVTGVSGSGKSTLINEILFKSLAQKLTRSKARPGEHKDVKGIEQLEKVIDIDQSPIGRTPRSNPATYTGVFDDIRDVFASTNEAKVRGYKKGRFSFNVKGGRCEACRGDGIIKIEMHFLPDVYVPCEVCHGKRYNRETLEVKYKDRNISDVLEMTVEDALEFFTNIPKISRKLQTIVDVGLGYVKLGQPATTLSGGEAQRVKLASELHRRSTGRSMYILDEPTTGLHVDDIARLLEVLQRLVENGDTVLVIEHNLDVIKAADFIVDLGPEGGDKGGTIVATGTPEDIVKVEASYTGRYLKPVLERDRERTNKRIKELESIGQS, encoded by the coding sequence ATGGCAATGGACAAAATTGTAGTAAAAGGGGCACGAGCCCATAACTTAAAGAACATAGATGTGACGATTCCTCGCGATAAACTAGTTGTATTAACAGGTCTATCTGGTTCAGGGAAGTCATCACTAGCCTTTGACACGATCTATGCAGAAGGGCAAAGGCGATATGTTGAGTCGCTTTCCGCTTATGCGAGACAGTTTCTTGGTCAAATGGATAAGCCCGATGTCGATGCGATTGAAGGTTTATCACCAGCTATTTCAATTGATCAAAAAACAACAAGTCGTAATCCACGTTCTACTGTAGGAACAGTAACAGAGGTTTATGATTACTTACGTTTACTGTTTGCACGAGTGGGTCGACCAATTTGCCCAATTCATGGTGTGGAAATTAGTTCACAGACGATTCAACAAATGGTAGACCGTATTCTAGAATATCCTGAACGTACGAAGCTACAAATTTTGGCACCGATTGTTAGTGGCAGAAAAGGGACGCATGTAAAGATTCTAGAGGATATTAAGAAGCAAGGCTTTGTTCGAGTGCGTGTGAATGGTGAACTGGTCGAACTATCTGATGAAATTGAGCTAGAAAAAAATAAGAAGCATTCAATTGAAGTGGTGATCGACCGCATTATCGTTAAAGAAGGCGTAGCTGCCCGTTTATCGGACTCCATTGAAACGGCACTACGACTAGGTGACGGAAAAGTCATGGTTGATGTGATGGATCATGAGGAGGAACTTCTATTCAGTGAGCATCATGCCTGTCCACACTGCGGCTTTTCAATCGGCGAGCTAGAGCCACGAATGTTTTCTTTTAACAGCCCATTTGGTGCGTGCCAAAGCTGTGATGGTCTAGGTACGAAGCTTGAGGTTGATATGGAACTTGTCATTCCAGATTGGGATAAGACGTTACGAGAGCATGCAATTGCACCGTGGGAGCCAACCAGCTCACAATATTATCCACAATTATTGGAATCAGTATGTGACCATTATGGTATCGATATGGATCTACCTGCGAAGGATGTTCCTAAGCATTTAATGGACAGGATCTTATATGGAAGTGAAGGAGAAGACATTTACTTCCGTTATGAAAATGATTTTGGACAAGTTCGCGAAAATTATGTGCCTTTTGAAGGTATTCTTGCCAATGTGGAGCGACGTTACCGTGAAACAAGTTCAGATTACATTCGTGAGCAAATGGAAAAGTATATGGCGCAGCTTCCGTGCCCAACCTGTGATGGGCATCGTTTGAAAAAAGAAAGTTTAGCTGTATTTGTTGGTGACAATCATATTGGTCATGTTACCAATTACTCGATTACCGAGGCATATAATTATGTGACAGGCTTAACTCTTTCTGAAAAGGAAACAAAGATTGCTGCCATGATTATTAGAGAGATTCAAGAACGACTTGGATTCCTGATCAATGTAGGTCTTGATTATTTAACAATGAGCCGTGCTGCCGGAACGCTTTCAGGTGGAGAGGCACAACGAATTCGCTTGGCTACTCAGATTGGTTCACGACTAACGGGAGTATTGTATATTCTAGATGAGCCTTCGATTGGTCTTCATCAGCGTGACAATGATCGCTTGATTCATACGTTGCAAAGTATGCGGGATATTGGCAATACACTGATTGTTGTCGAACATGATGAAGATACGATGATGGCAGCTGATTATTTAATTGATATAGGACCAGGTGCAGGAATTCATGGAGGACAAATTATCTCGGCGGGAACACCTGCTGAGGTAATGAACGATCCTAATTCTTTAACTGGTCAATATTTGTCCGGGAGAAAGTTCATTCCAATTCCGACTGAACGAAGAAAGCCCGATGGTCGCTTCATCGAGGTAATCGGTGCAAAAGAAAATAACTTAAAAAATGTGAAAGTTAAATTTCCTCTTGGAACCTTTATGGCAGTAACAGGAGTATCGGGATCAGGAAAAAGCACATTAATTAATGAAATTCTTTTTAAGTCATTAGCTCAAAAGCTAACCCGATCGAAGGCGAGACCAGGGGAGCATAAAGATGTGAAGGGAATTGAGCAATTAGAGAAGGTTATTGATATTGACCAATCTCCTATCGGTAGAACACCTCGTTCGAACCCGGCTACTTATACTGGTGTATTCGATGATATTCGTGATGTGTTTGCTTCTACAAATGAAGCAAAGGTACGTGGTTATAAAAAAGGAAGATTCAGCTTTAACGTTAAGGGTGGAAGATGTGAAGCTTGTCGTGGTGATGGAATTATTAAAATCGAAATGCATTTCCTTCCTGATGTGTACGTCCCATGTGAAGTATGTCATGGGAAGAGATATAACCGAGAAACACTAGAGGTTAAATATAAGGACAGGAATATCTCAGATGTTCTAGAAATGACTGTTGAGGACGCCTTAGAGTTCTTTACTAATATTCCAAAGATCAGCCGAAAGCTACAAACCATTGTTGATGTTGGACTAGGCTACGTAAAGCTTGGGCAGCCAGCAACCACCCTTTCAGGTGGAGAAGCACAGCGTGTTAAGCTTGCTTCTGAGCTTCATCGCCGCTCAACCGGCCGCTCAATGTATATTCTAGATGAACCAACCACAGGGTTACATGTTGATGATATCGCACGTCTTCTCGAAGTGCTGCAACGCTTAGTGGAAAATGGAGATACGGTATTAGTCATTGAGCATAATCTAGATGTGATCAAAGCGGCGGACTTTATAGTGGATCTAGGACCAGAAGGTGGAGATAAAGGTGGAACCATCGTAGCGACCGGAACGCCAGAGGATATCGTTAAGGTTGAAGCATCCTACACAGGTCGTTATTTGAAACCAGTCCTAGAACGAGATCGTGAACGAACGAATAAACGAATTAAAGAGTTAGAATCAATTGGACAATCCTAA
- a CDS encoding GGDEF domain-containing protein — MKRGREPLFIPELSEINNTDFQDIISSLGGDGCYFGVPLFTKENQVIGTLCGIDTRPYSFSQQDIHYINSIAHLITQTIILERLLIKDDLTGLYNRQFAQSYLENDQNPKHEIFSLLYMDVDRFKLINDSYGHETGDQLVLKIAERITEMLHQNGIACRMGGDEFLVIIPKNDHKSIDDYLHEVESFAEELSDAISQPILVNGEELQVHVSIGISIYPLHAKDMETLLKNADMAMYKAKEKGSKIEVYDRRQGKTLARQLLLENEMRKALERDEFTLHYQSQYDIQTGNIVGLEALIRWEHPIYGSISPGEFIPIAEETGFIIQIGEWVIKQVCQDGQSWLEQGGQPIQFSLNISSEQIKSKRFVERVEKIITETGFDPCWLKFEITESIFMENLDIAVKVITQLKGTGLWTALDDFGTGYSSLSYIKHLPIDYLKIDRGFIKEITNNNGDQAIVKAMITLCNELGIGVIAEGIEDMSQHQYLKKHGCHIGQGFYYQRPVPFQTLVEMNKLSI; from the coding sequence ATGAAACGTGGTCGTGAACCACTATTTATTCCTGAGCTTTCTGAAATTAATAACACAGACTTTCAGGATATCATTTCATCACTAGGAGGAGATGGGTGTTATTTTGGAGTTCCGTTGTTCACAAAGGAAAATCAAGTGATTGGCACCTTGTGTGGGATTGATACTAGGCCCTATTCCTTTTCGCAACAGGATATTCATTATATCAATTCCATTGCGCATCTCATTACACAAACGATTATATTAGAACGGCTTCTTATAAAAGATGATCTTACAGGGCTGTACAATCGACAGTTTGCACAGTCATACCTGGAAAATGACCAAAATCCCAAACATGAAATATTTTCGCTCCTCTATATGGACGTCGACCGTTTTAAGCTGATTAATGATAGCTATGGTCACGAAACTGGAGATCAGCTTGTATTGAAAATAGCAGAGCGAATTACTGAAATGCTCCATCAGAACGGAATTGCTTGTAGAATGGGCGGAGACGAATTTTTGGTCATCATTCCTAAGAATGATCACAAGTCGATTGATGATTATCTACATGAGGTAGAAAGTTTTGCTGAGGAGTTATCTGACGCTATTTCACAGCCCATTCTGGTTAACGGGGAAGAACTACAGGTTCATGTTAGCATCGGAATATCTATTTATCCTCTTCATGCGAAGGATATGGAGACTCTTTTAAAGAATGCAGATATGGCAATGTATAAAGCAAAAGAGAAGGGCTCTAAAATTGAGGTTTACGATCGACGTCAGGGAAAGACTTTAGCTCGGCAGTTATTGCTGGAAAATGAGATGCGAAAGGCTTTAGAGCGTGATGAATTTACCCTTCACTATCAATCTCAGTATGATATCCAAACTGGAAACATTGTTGGGTTAGAAGCGTTAATTCGGTGGGAGCATCCTATTTATGGAAGTATTTCGCCCGGAGAATTTATACCGATTGCTGAAGAGACAGGGTTTATTATTCAAATTGGTGAGTGGGTCATTAAACAAGTTTGTCAGGATGGTCAATCATGGCTGGAACAAGGTGGACAGCCTATTCAATTTTCACTTAATATTTCTTCAGAACAGATTAAGTCAAAACGCTTTGTGGAACGGGTTGAAAAAATTATTACAGAGACAGGCTTTGATCCTTGCTGGCTAAAATTTGAGATCACAGAGTCCATCTTTATGGAAAATTTGGATATCGCTGTGAAGGTGATTACCCAGCTTAAGGGGACAGGTTTATGGACCGCGCTTGATGATTTTGGGACTGGGTACTCATCATTGAGTTATATTAAACACTTACCTATTGATTACTTGAAAATCGATAGGGGATTTATTAAGGAAATCACTAATAATAATGGAGATCAGGCAATTGTAAAAGCAATGATCACGTTATGCAACGAGCTTGGGATTGGGGTTATTGCAGAGGGAATCGAGGACATGAGTCAACACCAATACTTAAAAAAACATGGCTGTCATATTGGTCAAGGCTTTTATTATCAACGTCCTGTTCCGTTTCAAACATTAGTGGAGATGAATAAGTTATCAATTTAA
- a CDS encoding multidrug resistance efflux transporter family protein → MKAFLIGILSSAFFACTFILNRSMELSGGSWLWSASLRYFFMIPFLILIAALRRNLKELLRELVAKPLPWLLWSFVGFGLFYAPITYAAASGPGWLVAGTWQFTIIAGILLTPLFLDSTGIRRVIPLKSLLFSSLIFMGIIILQLENAENGLTLQLVLTGMLPVVIAAFAYPLGNRKMMELYTGKLDTFQRVLGMTLASMPLWIILAVTGYATVGAPSSGQIYQTLLVALTSGVIATLLFFFATELVKDDSGKLAAVEATQSSQVVFVIVGEMLFLSIPLPSMISFIGILLVVTGMVLHSLINKQKVWNNRKANRLSV, encoded by the coding sequence ATGAAAGCATTTCTTATCGGAATCCTGTCATCGGCCTTTTTTGCCTGTACATTTATCCTCAACCGTTCTATGGAGCTATCAGGTGGTAGCTGGCTTTGGAGTGCATCACTTCGTTATTTTTTTATGATTCCTTTTCTTATATTAATTGCTGCTTTGAGGAGAAATTTAAAGGAGCTACTGAGAGAGCTTGTGGCTAAGCCACTTCCTTGGTTGCTGTGGAGCTTTGTAGGTTTCGGTCTTTTTTATGCTCCCATAACCTATGCAGCAGCATCTGGACCTGGCTGGTTAGTAGCTGGCACGTGGCAGTTTACGATCATTGCGGGAATTTTATTAACGCCATTATTTCTAGATTCAACAGGGATTCGTCGAGTAATCCCACTGAAAAGTCTACTGTTCTCGAGTTTGATTTTTATGGGTATTATCATTCTCCAACTAGAAAATGCAGAGAATGGACTAACGCTCCAGCTTGTTTTAACTGGAATGCTTCCAGTCGTCATTGCTGCCTTTGCCTATCCACTCGGAAATCGAAAAATGATGGAGCTTTATACTGGGAAGCTTGATACCTTTCAGCGTGTGCTTGGAATGACGCTAGCATCCATGCCTCTTTGGATCATCTTAGCTGTAACTGGGTATGCAACAGTCGGGGCTCCCAGTTCAGGTCAGATTTATCAGACGCTCTTGGTTGCCCTCACATCAGGCGTCATAGCTACTCTATTATTCTTTTTTGCGACAGAGCTAGTAAAAGATGATTCAGGAAAGCTGGCTGCCGTAGAAGCAACACAGTCCTCACAGGTCGTCTTTGTCATCGTAGGAGAAATGCTCTTTTTATCGATCCCACTGCCGTCCATGATTTCGTTCATAGGGATCCTGTTAGTCGTCACGGGAATGGTTTTACACAGTTTAATAAATAAGCAAAAGGTTTGGAACAATCGGAAGGCAAACAGACTCAGCGTGTAG
- a CDS encoding HD-GYP domain-containing protein, translated as MELRAEKILKILWITCIMGALILHSIYLLFRDGFSPIYFLLLSILLLGFLPYTLLHRFIGKKCRADLLFINACLVTTAISLSLPFYNYFLMIFLPLISILFNQRRFFYIGSAVTIGVTIYELFFKNYLEEISTLQASIDIAFLFAYLFILDFVVRANAQYTKTSYIYDKTLNTLILAVEAKDDYTRGHSIRVSDYAMILGQYMCDTGYKIDLESLRISSILHDIGKINIPQDILSKEGKLTFEEYNTIKKHSQYGADLAKELGYPSHIVESILSHHERFDGKGYPEGKADQDTPINAKIIAIADTFDALTSNRSYRKAFSADEARKIVLDSMGSQFNANFEPVFEAVYPKFVEYQANVKNGNQEFSKVV; from the coding sequence ATGGAGCTTAGGGCTGAAAAAATCTTAAAAATTTTATGGATTACATGTATAATGGGTGCACTAATTTTACATTCTATCTACCTGCTTTTTAGGGATGGATTTTCACCTATCTACTTTCTTTTGCTCTCCATTCTACTGTTAGGTTTCTTACCCTATACATTGCTTCACCGATTTATAGGAAAGAAATGTAGAGCAGATCTTCTTTTTATTAATGCTTGTCTAGTCACTACAGCTATAAGCTTATCATTACCTTTTTATAATTATTTCTTAATGATTTTCTTACCGTTAATCTCTATCCTTTTTAATCAACGAAGATTTTTTTACATAGGTAGCGCAGTTACGATCGGTGTAACAATCTATGAACTGTTTTTTAAAAACTATTTAGAAGAAATTAGTACTCTTCAAGCAAGTATCGACATAGCCTTCTTGTTTGCTTATTTGTTCATTTTGGATTTTGTCGTTCGTGCTAACGCTCAGTATACAAAAACCTCCTATATATATGATAAGACTTTAAACACTCTAATTTTAGCCGTAGAAGCAAAAGATGATTATACCCGTGGACATTCGATTAGAGTTTCTGATTATGCAATGATCCTTGGTCAATATATGTGTGATACAGGCTACAAAATTGACCTGGAATCTCTAAGGATTAGTTCAATCTTACATGATATCGGAAAAATAAATATCCCACAGGACATTCTTTCAAAAGAAGGTAAGCTTACCTTTGAGGAATATAATACGATAAAGAAACATTCACAATACGGAGCTGACCTAGCCAAAGAGTTAGGATATCCAAGTCATATTGTTGAAAGTATCCTTTCTCATCATGAACGCTTTGACGGAAAAGGATATCCAGAAGGAAAAGCAGATCAGGATACTCCTATTAATGCTAAAATCATCGCAATTGCCGACACCTTTGATGCGCTCACAAGCAATCGCTCGTATCGTAAAGCGTTTAGTGCTGACGAGGCAAGAAAAATTGTGTTGGATAGTATGGGTTCTCAATTTAATGCTAACTTTGAACCTGTTTTTGAAGCAGTCTATCCTAAGTTTGTAGAGTACCAAGCTAATGTAAAGAATGGTAATCAAGAGTTTTCAAAGGTTGTTTAA